GCTGCCGGTCGTCACCACCTGTTACGCCAGCAGCCCGGCGGACACCCGGGCGCAGGCCGCCGCCCAGGCCCGCGCCTACCTCTATCTCGTCGCCCACTACGGGCGCAGCGGGACCGCACCGGCCGCCGGCCATGCCGCGCTGGCGCAGACCGTCGCGGGCCTGCGGGCGCACACGACGTCCCCGATAGCCGTCGGCTTCGGGGTCAGCACACGGCAGGACGTGGAGGCCGTCGGGGCCGCCGGCGCGGACGCCGCGATCATCGGCTCCGCCGCGGTGGCCGCCGTGGAGCGGGCGCAGGAGGGCGGCCGGGATGTGACCGGCGCCTTCCGCGAGTTCGTCCGCTCGGTCCTGCCCGCAGCACCGCACTGACCTTCCCTGCCAGCGGAAGTGGGCTCCACCCCTCAGCAGCACCATCCGTGCACCACCTCACACCGGGAGACTGCCATGATCGTTCGTGACATCGAGTCCGTGAAGACCGTCGAGTGGGGCAACGGCCTCAGCCGCCGCTTCCTCCTGGCCGAGGACGGCCTGGGCTACTCGCTCACCGACACCACCGTCCTGGCCGGCACCAAGTCCCGCCTGGAGTACGTCAACCACCTGGAAGCCTGCTACTGCATCGAGGGCTCCGGCGAGGTCATCGAGCTCGACGGCACCTCGCACGAGATAGTCCCGGGCCGGATGTACGCCCTCGACCAGCACGACGCCCACTTCCTCGTCGCCAGCCCGCACGAGGACCTGCGCCTGGTCTGCGTGTTCTCGCCGGCGCTGCGCGGCGACGAGGTCCACAGCCTCGACGCCCACAGCTCCTCCGCCTACTGAGGCGCGCCTCGCGCGCGCACCGCTCGTCCGAACCGTCAGCCGAATCAACAAAGGGGTCCCTCGTGATCCGTTGGAACGCCGACCAGGCAGATCTGCGCGAAGGCCTGGAGTCGTGGGGAGACGCACTCAGCGCAGACCACATCGAACTCGACGAGCAGTCCGCCTTCTCGCAGGACAAGTGGAAGCTCGTGCAGAAGACCGGGATCCTGTCGCTGCCCTTCGACGAGGACTACGGAGGCCTCGGGCAGTCGCTCCTGACCACCATGTACGTGTTGGAGGGCCTCGGCGAGTACAACCGTGACTCGGGCCTGAGCTTCTCGGTCACCACGTCCCTGTGCTCCACCGGAATCCCGCTCCAGCAGTTCGGCACCGTGGAGCAGAAGGAGCGCTGGCTGCCGCGGATCTGCTCGGGCGAGGCGATCGGCGCCCACGCGATCACCGAGGCCGAGGGCGGCTCGGACGCCATGGCGATGACCACCCGGGCCGTGCGTGACGGGGACGACTTCGTCATCAACGGCAGCAAGGCCTTCGTCAGCAACGGACCGGTCGCGGACGTGATCGTGGTCTACGCCCGGACCCACCCGGACGGGGGCCCGCTGGGGACGACGGCGTTCCTGGTGGACCGCGACAGCCCCGGGCTGAGCGCCGGCAGGCCCGTCAAGAAGATGGGGCTGCGGACCTCTCCGCTGAGCGAACTGTTCTTCGACGATGTACGGGTGCCCAGGAGCGCGGTGCTCGGCAGGGTCGGAGGCGGGTTCCTGGTTCTGGACCACGTGATGAAACGGGAGATCCTCTTCTCCTTCATCGTCAACGTGGGCGAGATGCAGCACCGGCTGGAGCGGTGTGTCGACTACGCGAAGACGCGCAAGTCCTTCGGAAAGGCGATCGGTTCGTACCAGACGATCGCCAACAAGATCGTCGACACGAAGATCCAGCTGGAGACCGCCCGCAAGTGGCTCTACGACACCGGGGAGAAGCTGGAGGCGGGCGAGAACGTCACCGTGGACCTGGCCATCGCCAAGCTCGTCACGAGCGAGAGCAACCTGGCCACCAGCATCACCGCCGTGCAGATCTTCGGCGGCCACGGCTACATGTCGGAGTTCGGCCTGGAGCAGGACGTGCGCAACGCGCTGGGCGGCACGATCTACTCGGGGACGAACGAGATCCAGTACAACCGCATCGCCTCGATGCTGGGGCTGGGGCTGGGCAAGTGAGCACCGTGCGCCCGCTGTCCCAGACGCTGCTGAAGGTCTGCGGGGCCACGCAACCCCGCGACATCGAGGCGGCGGCGGCCGCCGGGGCGGACTGCGTCGGGCTCTGGCACGGCGTACCCGGCGGCCCGTCGGAACTCGCTCTGGACGGGCTCGCCGCCCTTGTGGCGGCGGCCCGGCCGGCCGGGCTCCTGCCGGTCCTGGTGACGTTCTTGGCCGACCCCGGCGAACTGGACCGGATCGTGCGGGGCACCGGTGTCGCCTGGGTCCAGCTCCACGCCTACCAGCCGCCGGCCGTCGTACGGGCGCTGCGCGAGGCGCTGCCGGCGGAGGTCGGCCTCGTCAAGGTGCTGCACGTCGACGAGGGGGGCGGCTGTGTGGAGCGCCCGCTGATCGGTGCGTACGAGCGGGCGGGCACCGATCTCTTCCTCCTCGACACCGCCACCGGGGACGGCCGGATCGGCAGTACCGGCGCCTGCCTGGATCCGGTCCGTCTCACGGCGCTGCTGCCCCGGCTCACCCGTCCCTTCCTCCTGGCCGGCGGTCTGACCCCGGCCAACCGCCCCGCCTACGAGGCGGTCGTCGGCCACAGCGGATTCCGCGGCATCGACGTGGACACGGCGGCGCGCGACCGGGCGACGGGCCGCTTCGGCGTCCCGGAGATCGCCGCCCTGGCCCGTGCCTGGCGCACCGGCACCCCCCGCACCGCCGGCACCTCCCGCACTACCGGCACCTCCCGCACTACCGGCATCTCTCGCACCACCGGCACCTCTCGCGCCGCCGGCACCGACCTCCCCGCCGGCACCGCCGGCGCTGCCGTCCCCGACCTTCCCCGACTGGAGCTCTCGCGATGACGAAGCAGAACCGGAACGGCTTCCCTTTTCTCGAGGCCCTCCTGGCCTGTGCGACCCCCGTGGTGATGGAGGTGAAACGGCGCGACGCCCACGGCTACGACATGCTCGGCGGCCGGACCCCCGCCGCGCTCGTGGAGGCGTACGAAACGGCGGGCGCCCCGTGCATCTCGGTGGTGACGGGCCGCTGG
Above is a genomic segment from Streptomyces sp. NBC_01233 containing:
- a CDS encoding acyl-CoA dehydrogenase family protein; translation: MIRWNADQADLREGLESWGDALSADHIELDEQSAFSQDKWKLVQKTGILSLPFDEDYGGLGQSLLTTMYVLEGLGEYNRDSGLSFSVTTSLCSTGIPLQQFGTVEQKERWLPRICSGEAIGAHAITEAEGGSDAMAMTTRAVRDGDDFVINGSKAFVSNGPVADVIVVYARTHPDGGPLGTTAFLVDRDSPGLSAGRPVKKMGLRTSPLSELFFDDVRVPRSAVLGRVGGGFLVLDHVMKREILFSFIVNVGEMQHRLERCVDYAKTRKSFGKAIGSYQTIANKIVDTKIQLETARKWLYDTGEKLEAGENVTVDLAIAKLVTSESNLATSITAVQIFGGHGYMSEFGLEQDVRNALGGTIYSGTNEIQYNRIASMLGLGLGK
- a CDS encoding N-(5'-phosphoribosyl)anthranilate isomerase, producing MSTVRPLSQTLLKVCGATQPRDIEAAAAAGADCVGLWHGVPGGPSELALDGLAALVAAARPAGLLPVLVTFLADPGELDRIVRGTGVAWVQLHAYQPPAVVRALREALPAEVGLVKVLHVDEGGGCVERPLIGAYERAGTDLFLLDTATGDGRIGSTGACLDPVRLTALLPRLTRPFLLAGGLTPANRPAYEAVVGHSGFRGIDVDTAARDRATGRFGVPEIAALARAWRTGTPRTAGTSRTTGTSRTTGISRTTGTSRAAGTDLPAGTAGAAVPDLPRLELSR
- a CDS encoding ectoine synthase, whose translation is MIVRDIESVKTVEWGNGLSRRFLLAEDGLGYSLTDTTVLAGTKSRLEYVNHLEACYCIEGSGEVIELDGTSHEIVPGRMYALDQHDAHFLVASPHEDLRLVCVFSPALRGDEVHSLDAHSSSAY